AAAAACACCCAGTGCACGTTGTAGTCAGTTGATCTTATTGGCCTCAATGATGCCACAATGCCTGCCTCTGAACTCAAAGAAAGCTGTGCATAAAGGTCCAGTAATCTCCTGGGCAGATTTGGAGATATTTGTGAGGGAATTACTGATCGTATGGAAGAGAAATATGTGTTTTAGGACCAGAGGATTCTCCAGTATCGATGCTTTTACAACACAGTGCGATGTTATGTGGGGATTTCTTTGGGAAACCTGAAGTCTTCATTGACTTCCAATTGTTGAggattttgggatgtgggggtggTGCTAATAAATATTGCCACGGTAATAGATCAGTTATAATCTTGGTGAATGTCGGTGTAGGGTTGTAGCCCAGGGCCTCCTATTTCTTGTTTGGGTTTGCTGACTCCTGCTGTCTCCCGCACAAAACATTGCATTCCTTGGAGGAGCTGGGAATCATTGTCTGGACATATGCACAGTTCAGATGCTCCCTTTTCGACAGTGTGATGATGGCAGTTGATGATAATTCCTCATGTTAGCCAATTAAAGGCTGTTAACTCTGGACTTGCTGCCGTTGTTGATTGTCGGATTTGAGTATGAGGCAGCGAATGATTTTTCTCCTGTGTGGCCTCTAACTGCGTCTGTCACAGGCCTTTGGATTAGTGCATTGCATTTGATCAATTATTGTTTCACTATTCTGCAGTTGTCCTGATTGGTGATTCGGGAGTGGGGAAAAGCAACCTCTTATCACGCTTCACACGCAATGAGTTTAACCTTGAAAGCAAGAGCACAATTGGAGTGGAATTTGCAACAAGAAGCATCCAGGTGGATGGGAAGACGATTAAAGCCCAAATCTGGGACACAGCTGGTCAGGAGAGATATCGAGCTATCACATCAGCGTAAGTTTGGCATTTACTGGGTCATGGAATTATCTTTGTATGGAATTCTTCCTCTTACTGCTCCCATATGCAGGTACAGAGATGAAGTGGGTGCAGTAGTGTTCGGGGTTAAGTATTTATGGGCATGGGAAAGCAGGCTGTCAAACTGAGAACTTTCAGGCACAACTAGAGGGCAAGCTGGATATTTGAGTTGCGGTgacgcaaggaattgcaggtgctggaatcttgagcaaagcgctggagtaactcagcagggcaggcagcatctatgaggaAATTGACATATTTTGGCTCTGGTTTGTATAGTGGAAAAGGGAAGCTGCGATGAGATATGGGTGGGGTGTGAGACAGGTTGGGTGTTAACAGGGTGTTGCTGTTTGCAAATGTCAGACCAGCCAGTTTGGCTTAGTGTTCCCTGTTTTAGTCTTTTACTCAATAGCAAATGAGGTCAGTTTGGAGTCTACAGCAAATGTAAACACCTAAGCCATTAAACTCTGTTTTAGTTTGGTGAACTAGCATTTTATTCTAGTTCAAACATCCAACATTTCAGTCTAACTTAAAGGTGAATGCCTCTTTAGTGTTACTGAGCTAatttgtgattttgttttgtgATAGATATTATCGTGGAGCTGTAGGTGCGTTATTGGTTTATGATATTGCCAAACACCTAACGTATGAGAACGTAGAGAGGTGGTTAAAGGAGCTGAGGGATCATGCGGACAATAATATAGTCATCATGCTGGTGGGGAACAAAAGTGATCTGCGTCACCTCCGAGCTGTGCCCACAGACGAGGCAAAGGCCTTTGCAGGTTTGTGATCCAGGCCAGTTTTTGAGCCGTTTCTATTTAATAATGGGTTTCACAAATTAATGTGTAGATAAGGGTGGATTCCTCCAACTCTTTGCAGGATTTGACTGAACATAGGTTTCTTGTGAGGGACTTTGCTCTGTGGCTGAGCAACATTTGCCTTGGGGACAGGACAGGTCTCCTGCAGATTATACGTTCAGTATTTTAAGGTTTCAAAACAAATCTTGATTTCCACCCATTTTCCCCAGGGATGGAACTGCCACATTCAGAGCAATCTGTTCTCTAGTGCAACTTCACTTGGGCCAAATCATTCCCTGTGATTCTGGGTAGCCTAGAGTTTTTCACCCACTCCCAAAGCTGTGCTTTGTGCACAGGAATGTGTCCAGGGCAGGAGGTACTGAGTGGAGGGGAATTAACCAAATTTGCAAGACTTCAGCCATATAAATTCTGTTGTTTTTATATAATTTTATTGTTCAAACTAGATTAAATTTACTAAAAGATACAAGTACCAATTTGGGGAGCAGGTGAGCATGGCAATGCAGTGGAGATTATGTGCTGTGCTAAAACGGCCCACTGTGAGAGGCTACAGTTGAAGGCGGTCTATTTGAGTGATGGATGGGGAGCTGGCTGGTGCTTGGTTGCCTGTCACcgtgagggtgggaggagggatgtCCTGCCACAATGGAATTTGTGTGGTGTTTTGGACGTCCTCTGTTAGTCACTGAAGAGGAGCAACTGATCTGCCCTTTGCCCAGACCTGACATAcaaactgaaaataaaataaGGATTTGTTTCGTGCTGAAATTGTTATGGCTTTCATTCCAGAGAAAAATGGACTGTCATTTATCGAAACTTCAGCTTTGGACTCGACAAATGTAGAGACCGCATTCCAGACTATTCTCACAGGTATGTTGATTCGTTGGGACTAAAATGAAGATTGTCTTAATGCTAGATGCAGACCTGATAAACAAGATGTGTGCTTtggctcttttttttttgttttagtaattgttgcgctatacacttataacaattaggggccggtgtgtaggagccattttgcatttattagttatttttgcgtATTATTAtattgtatcctgctgtagtttggacaacatagagttaatgcaatgcttatgtAGGGGCGGAGCTAGAGTGTGGGCAGTTGGGTATGTGCTGGCAGTTGGGTATGTGCTGGCggagtgtgtgagctgggaggtgctgacagaggttcagccaaaggctccgccaaaagattcataaagccaagatgtaatcggttgtagatcttagttacaagaagattaatacagatttCCGCCAAAgatatatctggcaattcgtatcgATCACATAGAccgtggtaagatatggaattttacctagcaagtcaataaccagtcgatgacaagagatatgccaatatattTATTGcatcttcaaataaagaagacgaACTATTCAAATGTCGAGGAGGGTATTGATAGCTCGAGTTATAAGCTTATCgctcacccggtctatgcaagtggcagcttgggagctaattgatagatgAGAAGCTGGCTCCTACAGTTACATTGTGCAAAATAAAggtaattgtgttttttttatttgacACAAGCTTCCTCTCATTGTTTGGGTGACTGGTGAATTTTTTGGTCATTTTTCTTCCTGAGGGAGGCTTCTGTGGCTTGTCTGAACGTCCAGAGTGCTGTTACTCAAAGACATCAGGACATGCAGCTTGGAACAACTTCCTGTAATTTACAGCTGTAACGAGGAAAAACAAGAATTCCCACTGCCATCAACCACTGAGATAGGGAGGGAAACATGCAAGAAACCTTACTGTTTTGTGTGCAGTATTTTGGGTGGTGAATGTGAATTGTTTAGATAACCAGTGCTTGCACCACCCACCCTAGTAAGAAATATCTCTCGGTAATAAAAAGATCCTTTCCTCTGCCTTAATATCACAGCTCTTACAGACTTCCACATTAGTCCTCTTTGGGCAGCAGACGTCTGGTGAATTCTTGATATTTGATTCGATTCGTATCATGCAGAAAGATCTTGATGCCTTTGGAGAGCTTCATTTTATTGTCTGGCTCAGAACCCAGTACAAGTGGTGAAATAGCCACTAACCCAGGGTTTAACCTCTCATCTAGCTAAACAAATACCAGTGTCGGCAAGGCAGAACTGTGGCAGAATTTTGgaagtgatgaacttgctggtccTCCATAATTATTTCTGTGCTGAACAAATCTTGATGGGGTTGTCAAATGAGCTGCCATTACAGATGCAGAGTCTAGCAAGTGCAGAATTTGTGTTTGGGAGAAAAAATACAAGCTGCTGGTGGAATTAATTGGGTCAGATGGCATTTATGGTGGCAAAGAGATGATCATTGCCTGCACAGATGtgacatgacctgctgagttcctcttgctGTGTTTCTTTTGCTCGGGATCCTAGCATCTGCCGTGTTTTGTCTCTTGTCCGAGTTCTGCAAGTTTCCATTTTGTTATTGTGATTGCATGTGGAAGGACAGGCTGTTTTTTTTACAAGCCTGCCTTTGTGGAAACTTTAATAGTAGTTCAGTCAGAATGAGGTGTTGCAGTTTTCCTAAGGAAAAAAATGCATCTTAATATTTGGGCATAATTGGGATTGTGGGGACTGAGAATAGAAATTAATATGGATATTAGTTTGGGTATGAAAAGGATGTGGAATAGTGTTATGCTTAGAAAGAgaagtgaggaaggatattgattTCAATGAtgtggcccagtgcaaattggaggaacagcacctcctatttagtttgggcagcttacacccagtgttgtgaatattgacttctctaacttcaagtaacccttgatttccccctcactccaggcctccccattcccagttctccaaccagtctgactgtccctgattacattttatctctgtttgttttgttgttaccttctccgagctaacaatgatccattccacattttcctttatCCACCCCTTTGATCTATCGTACACAcagcttgcacttccttatctctgtatctctccctccccgactctgtctgaagcaaggtctcgacccgaaacgtcaccctttccatctctccagagaagctgcctgtcctgctgagttactccagcattttgtcttccaATGATGTGAAATCTATATGGGTAGGGCTAAGAATTACCAAGGGACAAAAAATAGACTGTgtacagaaccccccccccccccccccccatagtagtGGGATATTGGGGATGACACTAACAGAACCAATGCATTGAGGATACAACTGTAatcatgggtgacttcaatcatcCCACAAATTGGGCTAACCAAATTAGTAACAATAGTGTGGAGGTGGAATACATGGGATGATTTTCTGCACAAATATGTCAAAGAACCAACCACAGAACAGTCAATCCTGGACTGGGAATTGTGTGATTCAAACAGATTAATTAGCAGTTTTGATGCAGGAGACCCTTGAAATGGTGTGACCGCTATATGGTAGAATTCTTCATTGAGGTGGAGAGGGGTGTGGTGGATTGAGACGAGTGTCctaaatttaaataaagaaattTACACAGAtatatgatacaatagaactttattcatccccggagcgaaattggtctgccaacagtcaaaatACACAACAAGGTACGcgaaaaatttaaatttaaattaagttaaaagtgaaaattggaaaaaacgagcaactgttggctggctgccatgtgcacgGACCTTAACcggaaagaacaaatgaatgcaggcttatcccctgggctgAGGATTCTAAAATAgagtccatcccttccccccccactgggtccccctttgtcctcACACTGTCCCTCACGGCGGTACCCCCACgcagggtccccattgtcttcccctcccccctcatgctcATCGACTGTTGATCACGCCATCATCAGCCGTTGCACTGACCTCTCCACAACGCTGACAAGTCCTCTCCTGAGGCCACAGTGGTGCTTacccgggccccagccacaggctctGTCAGCTGTTCCGACGACCCGGGTAATGACCCACGAGGCCCCGGCCGGGCCACAGCCTGGGCTTCTCCGCGGCCATCTCCAAGGTATGAGATGAGAGTTGGTTAGTTGAGGAACATTAGTTGAAGTTCACAGTGGATCAGCAATGGCAAATATTTAAAAGGTGAATGGAAGAACTACAAGATTGTTCATTCTAGTCTGGGACAAATTAAACAGGAAGAATGGCTCAACTTGGGCTTGCAAGGTAAATTAGGGATAGTATTGGATCCAATAAGATATGTTACCCAAGAAAGCGGCAAACCTGAGGCCTGGAAACAATTGAGACCTAAGCAGAGGTATGTCAAGGGATTTTAAATAAAAGGGGAAACATTGAGTGTACGAGTAAGCTTACAGAAAAAGTCTGAAGTGTAAACTGAGGTTTTGAGTACTGGAGCGTGGGTGTTTTGCTGCaattgtaagggggggggggggcttgatgaGAACACCTTGCTAATGTGCACAAtttggaggaaggatattctggtAGCAGGAGTGCAGTGAAGGTTCTTCAGACAGACCCCTAGGATGTCAGTGTTTGTTtctgaggagagattggaaaggtTGGGTGTGTTTCACTGGAGatcagaagaatgagagaagaTCTCATTGAATCTTATAAAGTCACGATGGGAATCAGAGTGGATGTGCCTGTTAGAGGATTTTGGAATCGGGGTCATGGGTCAAGGTTGTGGGACGTTGTTTAAGGCGGAGGagggagaaatgtcttcacctaGTCAGGAATTCTCTGTAGATAGGGGAAATTCTCTATCAGACAGTTGAGGTTAGATTGTTAAATTTAATGTGGGGATGGTGTCGGAAAAGAGTTCCAGTGCATGAATTTATATGCTCAgccatcatgttgaatggcagaacaggtttaagggccaaatggcccagtgCTCCTGATTCTATTTTCTAAGTTTTCTTATCTATATACAATGGGCAGGACTTCTGGAAAACTAATGGTGTGGGAATGGTCCTTAGTTA
This genomic window from Rhinoraja longicauda isolate Sanriku21f chromosome 33, sRhiLon1.1, whole genome shotgun sequence contains:
- the rab11a gene encoding ras-related protein Rab-11A: MGTRDDEYDYLFKVVLIGDSGVGKSNLLSRFTRNEFNLESKSTIGVEFATRSIQVDGKTIKAQIWDTAGQERYRAITSAYYRGAVGALLVYDIAKHLTYENVERWLKELRDHADNNIVIMLVGNKSDLRHLRAVPTDEAKAFAEKNGLSFIETSALDSTNVETAFQTILTEIYRIVSQKQISDKRENDMSPSNNVVPIHMPPTTENKPKMQCCQNI